One window of the Sciurus carolinensis chromosome 8, mSciCar1.2, whole genome shotgun sequence genome contains the following:
- the Xbp1 gene encoding LOW QUALITY PROTEIN: X-box-binding protein 1 (The sequence of the model RefSeq protein was modified relative to this genomic sequence to represent the inferred CDS: deleted 2 bases in 1 codon) has product MVVVAAAPSPASGAPKVLLLSGQPAAAAAAGAAAGRALPLMVPGQRGASPEAAGGGPPQARKRQRLTHLSPEEKALRRKLKNRVAAQTARDRKKARMSELEQQVVDLEEENQKLLLENQLLREKTHGLVIENQELRLRLGMDALVTEEESETKGNGVRPVAGSAESAALRLRASAAGAGPAVTPSEHLPVDSDSVDSSDSESDILLGILDNLDPVMFFKCPSPESASLEELPEVSPEGPSSLPASLSLSMGTSSAKLEAINELIRFDHVYTKPLVLEMPSETESQTNVVVKIEEAPLGPSENDHSEFIVSVKEEPVEDDFIPELGISNLLLSSHCLKPSSCLLDAYSDCGYEGSPSPFSDMSSPLGVNHSWEDTFASELFPQLISV; this is encoded by the exons ATGGTAGTGGTGGCAGCGGCGCCGAGCCCGGCCTCTGGGGCCCCCAAAGTACTGCTTCTGTCCGGCcagcccgccgccgccgccgccgccggagCCGCGGCCGGCCGGGCCCTGCCGCTCATGGTGCCGGGTCAGAGAGGGGCCAGCCCCGAGGCGGCCGGTGGGGGGCCGCCCCAGGCGCGCAAGCGACAGCGCCTCACGCACCTGAGCCCGGAGGAGAAGGCGCTGAGGAG GAAACTGAAAAACAGAGTAGCAGCACAGACTGCCAGAGATCGCAAGAAAGCTCGGATGAGTGAGCTGGAACAGCAAGTGGTAGATTTGGAAGAAGAG AACCAAAAACTTTTGCTAGAAAATCAGCTTTTACGGGAGAAAACTCATGGCCTTGTAATTGAGAACCAGGAGTTAAGACTGCGCTTGGGGATGGATGCCCTGGTTACTGAAGAGGAGTCAGAGACCAAG GGGAATGGAGTGAGGCCGGTGGCCGGGTCTGCTGAGTCCGCAGCACTCAGACTACGTGca tctgcagcaggtgcaggcCCAGCTGTCACCCCCTCAGAACATCTCCCCGTGGATTCTGACAGCGTTGACTCTTCAGACTCTGAG TCTGATATCCTGTTGGGCATTCTGGACAACTTGGACCCAGTCATGTTCTTCAAATGTCCTTCCCCAGAGTCTGCCAGCTTGGAGGAGCTGCCAGAGGTTTCTCCAGAAGGACCTAGTTCCTTACCAGCCTCCCTTTCTCTATCAATGGGGACGTCATCAGCCAAGCTGGAAGCCATTAATGAACTAATTCGCTTTGACCACGTATATACCAAGCCTCTAGTCTTAGAGATGCCCTCTGAGACAGAAAGCCAAACTAATGTGGTAGTGAAAATTGAGGAAGCACCTCTCGGCCCCTCAGAGAATGATCACTCTGAATTCATTGTGTCGGTGAAGGAAGAACCTGTAGAAGATGACTTCATTCCAGAGCTGGGTATCTCAAATCTACTTTTATCCAGCCACTGTCTGAAGCCATCTTCCTGCCTGCTGGATGCTTATAGTGACTGTGGATATGAGGGCTCCCCTTCCCCATTCAGTGACATGTCCTCTCCACTTGGTGTGAACCATTCTTGGGAGGACACCTTTGCCAGTGAACTCTTTCCCCAGCTGATTAGTGTCTAA